From a single Bacillus gobiensis genomic region:
- a CDS encoding Na/Pi symporter translates to MMLIVFFISLIVLFLWGMYLIRKGLAALTSEKIEKSLLLFTDHPLKAFLISILFTGVLQSSSAFMVIAIGLVSAGALTFKQAIPMVLGTNVGSTFTTQFLAVRLEYLILPLILFGVLLVITGNQKFKSLGTSFLGLGLIFLCIDSFSALAGPISKNELGALMIQISNESIWHSFFFGAIFTAIIHSSSVCISVIMGLMNGGVFQLINAFAVVLGSNVGTCITAVMASARGGQAARQTSLTHVLFNVAGVLLAFPFLPQFLQSIYFLSSNPAQQIAHFSLLFNLFTALIVLPFTGYIHRVVAFIVK, encoded by the coding sequence ATGATGCTTATAGTATTTTTTATTTCACTGATTGTTTTGTTCTTATGGGGAATGTACTTAATTCGAAAGGGGCTTGCAGCGCTTACCTCTGAAAAAATTGAGAAGAGCCTGCTGCTATTTACTGACCACCCATTAAAAGCATTTTTAATAAGTATCTTATTTACCGGAGTACTGCAAAGCAGCTCAGCATTTATGGTTATCGCAATAGGGTTAGTGAGTGCTGGTGCGCTAACGTTTAAGCAGGCCATTCCGATGGTACTGGGGACAAATGTCGGCTCTACTTTTACGACACAATTTTTAGCCGTCCGGCTGGAATATTTGATTCTTCCGTTGATTCTTTTTGGGGTATTGCTTGTGATCACCGGCAACCAAAAGTTTAAATCCTTAGGAACGAGTTTTCTTGGCTTAGGACTTATTTTTTTATGCATTGACAGCTTCTCTGCTCTCGCAGGACCGATTTCAAAAAACGAGCTCGGGGCTCTGATGATTCAGATTTCCAATGAAAGCATTTGGCATTCATTTTTTTTCGGAGCGATTTTCACGGCCATTATTCATTCCAGCTCTGTCTGTATCAGTGTCATTATGGGACTCATGAATGGAGGTGTTTTCCAGTTGATTAACGCTTTTGCCGTCGTACTTGGCTCAAACGTCGGCACATGCATCACAGCCGTAATGGCATCAGCGCGAGGAGGGCAAGCAGCGCGGCAAACATCGCTTACCCATGTACTGTTTAACGTTGCCGGTGTATTGCTCGCTTTTCCATTTTTGCCGCAATTCCTTCAATCCATTTATTTCCTCTCATCAAATCCAGCCCAGCAGATCGCCCATTTCAGCTTATTGTTTAATCTGTTTACTGCTTTGATAGTCTTGCCATTTACAGGGTATATCCATCGGGTCGTGGCATTTATTGTAAAATGA
- the deoC gene encoding deoxyribose-phosphate aldolase has protein sequence MSTEIAYMIDHTALKPDTSKQQIEKLCQEASEYNFASVCVNPTWVSYASELLKNSEAKVCTVIGFPLGATTSAVKAFETSDAIKNGADEVDMVINIGALKDSNTELVEQDIKAVVEAAKGKALIKVIIETSLLTDEEKKLACELAVRAGADFVKTSTGFSTGGATEEDIKLMRQTVGPEIGVKASGGVRDKEGAVLMISAGATRIGASAGVSIVNDELAETDY, from the coding sequence ATGTCAACAGAAATCGCTTATATGATCGATCATACGGCATTGAAGCCTGATACATCAAAGCAGCAAATTGAAAAACTCTGCCAAGAGGCGAGTGAATATAATTTTGCTTCAGTTTGCGTAAATCCAACGTGGGTATCCTATGCAAGTGAATTATTAAAAAACTCTGAAGCAAAGGTTTGTACGGTAATTGGCTTTCCGCTCGGCGCAACAACAAGCGCTGTAAAGGCTTTTGAAACGTCGGATGCGATCAAAAATGGCGCCGATGAAGTCGATATGGTCATTAATATCGGCGCATTAAAAGACAGCAACACGGAGCTTGTTGAGCAAGACATTAAAGCTGTGGTCGAAGCAGCAAAAGGAAAAGCGCTTATAAAGGTTATTATAGAAACAAGCCTTTTGACCGATGAAGAGAAAAAGCTGGCCTGCGAGCTTGCCGTTCGCGCCGGTGCTGATTTTGTAAAAACGTCAACCGGTTTTTCCACTGGAGGGGCTACAGAAGAAGATATTAAGCTGATGCGCCAAACAGTAGGACCAGAAATCGGTGTGAAAGCATCTGGAGGAGTAAGGGATAAAGAAGGTGCTGTTCTGATGATCTCTGCTGGGGCGACACGAATCGGAGCAAGCGCTGGCGTTTCAATCGTCAATGACGAGCTCGCAGAAACAGATTATTAA
- the mtaB gene encoding tRNA (N(6)-L-threonylcarbamoyladenosine(37)-C(2))-methylthiotransferase MtaB, protein MSTVAFHTLGCKVNHYETEAIWQLFKEAGYERKEYEQTADVYVINTCTVTNTGDKKSRQVIRRAIRKNPDAVICVTGCYAQTSPAEIMAIPGVDIVVGTQDRKKMLDYIKQYREERQPINGVTNIMRTRVYEELEVPAFTDRTRASLKIQEGCNNFCTFCIIPWARGLLRSRDPEEVIRQAQQLVDAGYKEIVLTGIHTGGYGEDMKDYNFAKLLKELDTRVTGLKRIRISSIEASQITDEVIEVLDQSDKIVRHLHIPLQSGSNSVLKRMRRKYTMEFFAERLVKLKAALPGLAVTSDVIVGFPGETEEEFIETYQFVKDHQFSELHVFPYSKRTGTPAARMENQVDEQVKNERVHRLIELSDQLAKQYASRYEGEVLEVIPEERFKESETENLYVGYTDNYMKVVFEGNENLIGELVKVKILKAGYPYNQGQFVTTIKNEALDNVRLSS, encoded by the coding sequence ATGTCAACAGTTGCATTTCATACCCTTGGCTGTAAAGTCAACCATTATGAAACAGAAGCCATATGGCAGCTTTTTAAAGAAGCCGGGTACGAACGTAAAGAATATGAACAAACGGCAGATGTGTACGTGATTAATACTTGCACAGTGACGAATACGGGAGATAAAAAAAGCCGGCAGGTTATTAGAAGAGCGATCCGAAAAAACCCTGACGCCGTTATTTGTGTAACAGGCTGTTACGCGCAAACGTCTCCTGCTGAAATCATGGCAATTCCTGGCGTAGATATCGTAGTCGGTACGCAAGACAGGAAAAAAATGCTTGATTATATTAAGCAGTATCGTGAAGAAAGACAACCGATAAACGGCGTTACTAACATCATGAGAACAAGAGTTTATGAAGAGCTAGAGGTGCCTGCTTTTACAGATCGCACTCGTGCATCATTGAAAATCCAGGAAGGCTGTAATAATTTCTGTACTTTCTGTATTATCCCATGGGCACGCGGCCTTCTTCGATCACGCGACCCGGAAGAGGTCATTCGCCAAGCACAGCAGCTTGTCGATGCGGGCTATAAAGAAATCGTTCTGACTGGTATTCACACCGGTGGATACGGAGAAGACATGAAGGATTATAATTTTGCAAAGCTTCTCAAAGAACTAGACACGCGTGTGACCGGCTTAAAACGGATTCGAATTTCATCAATTGAAGCCAGCCAGATTACGGATGAAGTCATCGAGGTTCTGGATCAATCTGATAAAATCGTTAGACATTTACACATTCCGCTGCAATCTGGATCAAATAGTGTACTAAAACGTATGAGAAGAAAATACACGATGGAATTTTTTGCTGAACGTTTGGTTAAATTGAAAGCAGCATTGCCTGGGCTTGCTGTGACATCTGACGTCATCGTAGGATTTCCTGGTGAAACAGAGGAAGAATTTATAGAAACCTATCAATTTGTGAAGGATCATCAATTTTCTGAGCTTCATGTTTTTCCGTACAGCAAACGCACAGGCACTCCTGCCGCTAGAATGGAAAACCAAGTAGATGAACAAGTGAAAAACGAACGGGTTCATCGATTAATCGAGCTTTCTGACCAATTGGCGAAACAGTATGCCTCTCGATATGAAGGAGAAGTATTGGAAGTGATCCCAGAAGAACGGTTTAAAGAATCGGAAACTGAAAATCTTTATGTTGGGTACACAGACAATTACATGAAAGTAGTTTTCGAAGGCAATGAAAATCTTATTGGAGAATTGGTGAAAGTAAAAATACTCAAGGCTGGATATCCGTATAATCAAGGCCAGTTCGTTACGACGATTAAGAATGAAGCACTTGATAATGTACGCCTGTCGTCTTAA
- a CDS encoding 16S rRNA (uracil(1498)-N(3))-methyltransferase, translating to MQRYFIEQKKEQVNSAELISITGEDVHHISHVMRMQPGDHVICMTKDGFEAVCLIEAIFHERIDCKVEEWTGKSRELPLRVNIASGLLKGDKYELVLQKGTELGACSFLSFQSKRSIVKLDEKKAVKKLERWKKIVKEAAEQSYRSLIPHVEPLLSFNVLLNRMDEFDTCIVAYEESSKEGEASEFYQVLKRSSSDSSILFLFGPEGGFDSEEIKALKEKGAVVCGLGPRILRAETAPLYALSAISYHTELARGEQ from the coding sequence ATGCAGCGGTATTTTATTGAACAGAAAAAGGAACAGGTAAATTCTGCAGAGCTAATTTCGATAACAGGCGAGGACGTCCATCACATATCGCATGTTATGAGAATGCAGCCGGGGGATCATGTGATCTGCATGACAAAAGATGGTTTCGAGGCGGTCTGTTTGATTGAAGCCATATTCCATGAGAGAATAGATTGCAAAGTCGAGGAATGGACCGGAAAGTCGAGAGAGCTCCCGCTGCGTGTAAATATTGCCAGCGGCCTTTTGAAGGGCGATAAGTATGAATTAGTGCTGCAAAAAGGCACTGAGCTAGGCGCTTGTTCTTTTCTCTCTTTTCAATCAAAGAGATCTATAGTGAAGCTGGATGAAAAAAAAGCTGTTAAAAAGCTCGAGCGATGGAAAAAAATAGTGAAAGAGGCAGCTGAACAATCCTATCGCAGCCTCATTCCTCATGTGGAGCCTTTACTTTCATTTAACGTCCTGTTGAACAGGATGGATGAGTTTGATACTTGTATCGTTGCATATGAAGAGTCTTCCAAAGAAGGAGAGGCAAGCGAATTTTATCAAGTATTAAAACGCTCGTCATCAGATTCTTCGATTTTATTTCTTTTTGGTCCGGAAGGCGGATTTGATTCGGAAGAAATCAAAGCGCTTAAAGAAAAAGGAGCTGTTGTCTGCGGTCTTGGACCAAGAATTTTACGAGCAGAGACGGCACCGCTTTACGCTTTATCTGCCATATCCTACCATACTGAGTTAGCTAGAGGTGAACAATAA
- the prmA gene encoding 50S ribosomal protein L11 methyltransferase, translating into MKWSEISIHTTHEAVEPISNILHEAGASGVVIEDQLDLIKDRENKYGEIYQLNPDDYPDEGVVVKAYLQINSFLGETVDGIKESINNLLLYNIDIGTNKITISEMHEEEWATSWKKYYHPVKISEKVTIVPTWEEYTPVNTDELIIELDPGMAFGTGTHPTTVLCIQALERYLHKGDHVIDVGTGSGILSIAAAQLGAESILATDLDPVAVESARLNVKLNKVSGQITVKQNNLLDNMPEENDVIIANILAEVILRFTDDAYKLLKKDGIFITSGIINHKKQEVRDALIQAGFDIVETLAMEDWISIIAKK; encoded by the coding sequence TTGAAATGGTCTGAAATTAGTATCCACACAACACATGAAGCCGTTGAGCCGATATCGAATATTTTGCACGAAGCGGGAGCGAGCGGAGTTGTGATTGAGGATCAGCTTGACCTCATAAAAGATCGGGAAAATAAATATGGGGAAATCTACCAACTCAACCCTGATGATTATCCTGATGAAGGGGTGGTTGTTAAAGCGTATTTGCAAATCAACAGCTTTCTTGGAGAAACTGTTGATGGCATTAAAGAATCGATTAACAACTTGCTTCTTTACAATATTGATATCGGAACTAATAAAATTACAATTAGTGAAATGCACGAAGAAGAATGGGCAACTTCTTGGAAGAAATATTATCATCCCGTAAAAATATCAGAAAAAGTTACGATTGTGCCAACCTGGGAGGAATATACGCCGGTAAATACCGATGAGCTCATTATTGAGCTGGATCCGGGAATGGCTTTCGGAACCGGAACGCACCCTACGACCGTTCTTTGTATCCAGGCGCTTGAAAGGTACCTCCATAAAGGGGATCACGTTATTGACGTAGGAACAGGCAGCGGCATATTAAGTATTGCGGCGGCTCAGCTTGGGGCAGAATCTATTCTTGCGACAGACCTTGACCCTGTAGCAGTAGAAAGTGCCCGGCTGAATGTAAAGCTTAATAAAGTAAGCGGGCAAATCACAGTGAAGCAAAACAACCTTCTTGATAATATGCCAGAAGAAAATGATGTTATCATCGCAAATATTTTGGCTGAAGTTATTTTGCGTTTTACAGACGATGCCTATAAGCTGTTAAAGAAAGATGGAATATTTATTACTTCGGGCATCATTAACCACAAGAAACAAGAAGTAAGAGATGCGTTAATCCAGGCTGGCTTTGACATTGTTGAAACCTTGGCAATGGAAGATTGGATCAGTATCATTGCAAAAAAATAA
- the dnaJ gene encoding molecular chaperone DnaJ gives MSKRDYYEVLGVGKNASKDEIKKAYRKLSKKYHPDINKEPGADEKFKEAKEAYENLSDEQKRAQYDQFGHTDPNQGAGGFGGGDFGGFGGFDDIFSSIFGGGGRRRDPNAPRQGADLQYTMTLSFEEAVFGKDTSIEIPREETCDTCKGSGAKPGTKPETCSHCGGAGQLNVEQNTPFGKIVNRRVCHYCSGTGKQIKHKCSTCGGSGKVNKRKTIKVNIPAGVDDGQQMRVSGQGEPGVNGGPPGDLFVVFHVRSHEFFERDGDDIYCEMPLTFAQAALGDEIEVPTLHGKVKLKVPAGTQTGTKFRLKGKGVANVRGYGQGDQHIVVRVVTPTNLTENQKDIIREFAEVSGNRPDEHEMSFFDKVKRAFKGE, from the coding sequence ATGAGTAAGCGTGATTACTACGAAGTGTTGGGCGTCGGTAAAAACGCCTCAAAAGATGAAATCAAAAAGGCTTACCGTAAGCTTTCAAAAAAATACCATCCAGATATTAATAAAGAGCCGGGGGCTGACGAGAAGTTTAAAGAGGCGAAGGAAGCCTACGAGAATTTGTCTGATGAACAGAAACGCGCCCAGTACGACCAATTTGGCCATACCGATCCAAATCAAGGCGCTGGAGGCTTCGGCGGCGGCGATTTTGGCGGATTTGGCGGGTTTGACGATATCTTTTCAAGCATTTTTGGCGGCGGCGGAAGAAGACGTGATCCAAATGCGCCTCGCCAAGGTGCTGATTTGCAGTATACGATGACTCTTTCCTTTGAAGAAGCTGTTTTCGGAAAAGATACATCAATTGAAATTCCACGTGAAGAAACGTGCGATACGTGTAAAGGCTCTGGGGCAAAACCGGGTACTAAACCAGAAACCTGCAGTCATTGCGGCGGCGCGGGTCAATTAAATGTGGAGCAAAATACCCCATTTGGAAAAATTGTCAACCGTCGAGTTTGTCATTACTGCAGTGGAACTGGGAAACAGATCAAGCATAAATGTTCGACTTGCGGCGGAAGTGGCAAAGTAAACAAACGCAAAACCATTAAGGTGAATATCCCTGCCGGTGTCGATGACGGCCAGCAAATGCGAGTGTCCGGACAGGGTGAACCAGGTGTAAATGGAGGTCCTCCAGGAGACCTATTCGTCGTCTTCCATGTAAGAAGCCATGAATTTTTTGAACGAGATGGTGACGATATCTATTGCGAGATGCCATTGACCTTTGCCCAAGCCGCTCTTGGAGATGAAATAGAAGTACCGACGCTGCACGGAAAAGTAAAGCTCAAGGTACCGGCTGGAACACAAACAGGCACGAAATTCCGTTTAAAAGGAAAAGGTGTTGCCAATGTTCGCGGATACGGACAGGGAGATCAGCACATCGTTGTCCGTGTTGTCACTCCAACCAATTTAACAGAAAACCAAAAAGACATTATCAGAGAATTTGCAGAAGTATCAGGCAATCGTCCCGATGAACACGAAATGAGCTTTTTTGATAAAGTAAAACGAGCGTTTAAGGGAGAGTAA
- the dnaK gene encoding molecular chaperone DnaK produces MSKVIGIDLGTTNSCVAVLEGGEPKVIANAEGNRTTPSVVAFKNGERQVGEVAKRQAITNPNTIISIKRHMGTDYKVEVEGKNYTPQEVSAIILQHLKSYAESYLGETVEKAVITVPAYFNDAERQATKDAGKIAGLEVERIINEPTAAALAYGLDKTDEDQTILVYDLGGGTFDVSVLELGDGVFEVRSTAGDNRLGGDDFDQVIIDHLVAEFKKDNGIDLSKDKMALQRLKDAAEKAKKDLSGVSSTQISLPFITAGEAGPLHLELTLTKAKFEELSAGLVERTMGPVRQALQDADLSSSEIDKVILVGGSTRIPAVQEAIKKETGKDPHKGVNPDEVVALGAAIQGGVITGDVKDVVLLDVTPLSLGIETMGGVFTKLIERNTTIPTSKSQVFSTAADNQTAVDIHVLQGERPMSADNKTLGRFQLSDIPPAPRGVPQIEVSFDIDKNGIVNVRAKDMGTGKEQNITIKSSSGLSDDEIDRMVKEAEENADSDAKKKEEIELRNEADQLVFTTEKTLKDLEGKVDESEVTKANEAKDALKAAIEKGELEEIKEKKDALQTIVQELSMKLYEEAAQKAQAEQGEAGGKKDDDNVVDAEYEEVNDDQEKK; encoded by the coding sequence GTGAGTAAAGTAATAGGTATTGACTTAGGTACAACTAACTCTTGTGTTGCCGTTTTAGAAGGCGGAGAACCAAAAGTAATTGCAAACGCAGAAGGCAACCGCACAACTCCTTCTGTCGTGGCGTTTAAAAATGGAGAACGCCAAGTGGGAGAGGTGGCAAAGCGCCAAGCGATTACAAATCCCAACACAATTATTTCAATTAAAAGACACATGGGTACAGATTACAAGGTAGAAGTGGAAGGGAAAAACTACACTCCTCAAGAAGTGTCTGCTATTATCCTTCAACACCTTAAATCGTATGCAGAAAGCTATCTTGGCGAAACGGTTGAAAAAGCAGTAATCACAGTTCCTGCTTACTTTAATGATGCAGAGCGCCAAGCGACAAAAGATGCTGGTAAAATTGCCGGCCTTGAAGTAGAACGTATCATCAATGAGCCGACTGCAGCTGCTTTGGCATACGGCTTGGACAAAACAGATGAAGACCAAACGATCCTTGTTTACGACCTTGGCGGCGGTACTTTTGACGTTTCCGTACTTGAGCTTGGAGACGGCGTATTTGAAGTACGTTCCACTGCTGGTGATAACAGACTGGGCGGAGATGATTTTGACCAAGTCATCATTGACCACTTAGTAGCTGAATTCAAAAAAGATAACGGCATCGACCTTTCCAAAGACAAAATGGCCCTTCAGCGTTTAAAAGATGCAGCTGAAAAAGCGAAAAAAGATTTGTCCGGTGTATCATCAACACAAATTTCTTTACCGTTTATCACTGCCGGTGAAGCAGGCCCGCTTCATTTGGAATTAACCTTAACAAAAGCAAAATTTGAAGAGCTTTCTGCCGGTCTTGTAGAGCGCACTATGGGTCCTGTACGCCAAGCGCTTCAAGATGCAGATCTGTCAAGCAGCGAAATCGACAAGGTTATCCTAGTCGGTGGATCTACCCGTATCCCAGCAGTACAGGAAGCAATCAAAAAAGAAACTGGAAAAGATCCTCATAAAGGAGTTAACCCTGATGAAGTGGTTGCTCTTGGAGCAGCGATTCAAGGCGGAGTTATCACTGGTGACGTAAAAGACGTTGTTCTTCTTGATGTCACTCCGTTGTCACTTGGAATTGAGACAATGGGTGGCGTATTCACCAAGCTGATCGAACGTAACACGACGATTCCAACCAGCAAGTCGCAGGTGTTCTCAACAGCAGCAGATAATCAAACTGCCGTTGATATCCATGTCTTGCAAGGGGAACGCCCTATGTCTGCAGACAATAAAACACTCGGCCGTTTCCAATTGTCCGATATTCCTCCGGCTCCGCGCGGCGTTCCGCAAATCGAAGTGTCATTTGACATCGATAAAAACGGTATCGTAAACGTAAGAGCGAAGGATATGGGTACTGGTAAAGAACAAAACATTACAATCAAATCTTCTTCAGGCCTATCTGATGATGAGATCGATCGGATGGTAAAAGAAGCAGAAGAAAATGCGGATTCTGATGCGAAGAAAAAAGAAGAAATTGAGCTTCGCAACGAAGCGGACCAGCTAGTGTTCACGACTGAAAAAACGTTAAAAGACCTTGAAGGCAAGGTTGACGAATCAGAAGTAACAAAAGCCAATGAAGCAAAAGACGCGTTAAAAGCAGCGATTGAAAAAGGCGAACTAGAAGAAATTAAAGAGAAAAAAGACGCGCTGCAAACAATTGTTCAAGAGCTTAGCATGAAGCTTTACGAAGAAGCAGCACAAAAAGCACAAGCTGAACAAGGTGAAGCAGGCGGCAAAAAAGACGATGACAATGTCGTCGATGCTGAATATGAAGAAGTAAATGATGATCAGGAGAAAAAATAA
- the grpE gene encoding nucleotide exchange factor GrpE gives MTEKKNTAEHVETEEEQQEAGGFSNEAADSANEEADVQEESANDTQVLQNEVAKLQELLDEKENKILRVQADFENYKRRTRTEQETIQKYRSQNIVTEILPALDSFERALQINPENDQTESLLQGMQMVQRQLVEALTKEGVEIIPAVGEEFDPTLHQAVMQVEDESYDSNVVVEELQKGYKLKDRVIRPSMVKVNQ, from the coding sequence TTGACAGAGAAAAAGAATACAGCAGAGCACGTTGAAACAGAGGAAGAACAACAGGAAGCTGGGGGATTTTCCAATGAAGCTGCTGACTCTGCTAATGAAGAGGCAGATGTTCAGGAAGAGTCTGCAAACGATACTCAAGTTCTTCAAAATGAAGTAGCAAAATTACAAGAGCTTCTAGACGAAAAAGAAAACAAAATCCTGCGTGTTCAGGCGGATTTTGAAAATTATAAACGCCGTACTCGGACGGAACAGGAAACAATCCAAAAATACCGTTCTCAAAATATCGTAACAGAAATCCTTCCAGCGTTAGACAGCTTTGAAAGAGCGCTGCAAATAAACCCCGAAAACGATCAGACAGAGAGTTTATTGCAAGGCATGCAAATGGTGCAGCGCCAGCTCGTTGAGGCTTTGACAAAAGAAGGTGTTGAAATTATTCCTGCAGTTGGAGAGGAATTTGACCCAACCCTTCACCAAGCTGTCATGCAGGTAGAAGATGAAAGTTATGATTCGAACGTTGTGGTCGAAGAATTGCAAAAAGGCTACAAGCTTAAGGACCGTGTCATTCGTCCATCTATGGTAAAAGTAAACCAATAA
- the hrcA gene encoding heat-inducible transcriptional repressor HrcA — translation MLTDRQLLILQVIINDFIQNAQPVGSRTLSKKGEIQFSSATIRNEMADLEELGFIEKTHTSSGRVPSERGYRYYVDHLLSPRMLTKTDLTLIQSVFKAKIVELERIVQKSAQVLSDLTNYTSIVLGPRISENHLKQIQIVPIQPDKAVAILVTNTGHVEHKLINFPGKVNLSDLEKLINILNERLSGVPMSELKDRIFKEIVIFLKSHIENYDHVFSGLSAAFHSSIDDGQLYYGGKINMLNQPEFHDIDRVRSLLSMIEEKQDVIRLFENNHHGISIKIGKENDNEAMEFCSLLTANYSVGSKQIGSIAIIGPIRMDYSRVVSLLNQVSSDLSNALTSLYDE, via the coding sequence GTGTTAACAGATCGTCAGCTTTTAATTCTGCAAGTAATAATCAATGATTTCATCCAGAATGCGCAGCCGGTCGGATCAAGAACGTTGTCCAAAAAAGGTGAAATCCAATTCAGCTCGGCGACGATCCGGAATGAAATGGCTGATCTTGAAGAGCTCGGTTTCATTGAAAAAACTCATACTTCCTCCGGAAGGGTTCCTTCTGAAAGAGGGTATCGATATTATGTGGATCATTTATTATCCCCGCGAATGCTGACAAAAACAGATTTAACCTTAATTCAGTCTGTTTTTAAAGCGAAAATAGTTGAGCTTGAAAGAATTGTTCAAAAGTCAGCCCAAGTTTTATCAGATTTGACTAACTATACATCAATTGTGTTGGGGCCGAGAATCAGCGAGAATCACTTGAAGCAAATTCAAATTGTTCCTATTCAACCTGATAAAGCGGTAGCGATTCTTGTTACGAATACTGGACATGTAGAACACAAGCTGATTAATTTCCCGGGGAAAGTTAATTTGTCAGATCTCGAAAAGCTAATCAATATTCTGAATGAGCGCCTCTCGGGTGTGCCAATGTCTGAGCTGAAGGATCGGATTTTTAAAGAGATTGTAATCTTTTTAAAATCCCATATTGAAAACTATGACCATGTGTTCAGCGGTTTATCCGCAGCTTTCCATTCATCTATTGATGACGGACAGCTTTATTATGGCGGCAAGATCAATATGCTGAATCAGCCGGAATTCCACGATATTGACCGTGTGAGGTCGCTGTTGTCCATGATTGAAGAAAAGCAGGATGTTATACGCTTGTTCGAAAATAATCACCATGGAATATCGATAAAAATCGGTAAGGAAAATGATAACGAAGCGATGGAGTTTTGCAGCCTGCTAACCGCCAACTATTCAGTCGGTTCTAAACAAATTGGCTCGATCGCAATTATCGGCCCGATCCGTATGGATTATTCAAGGGTTGTGAGTTTGTTGAATCAGGTTAGTTCAGACTTGTCAAATGCACTGACGAGTCTGTATGATGAGTAA
- the hemW gene encoding radical SAM family heme chaperone HemW gives MKSAYIHIPFCEHICHYCDFNKFFIQNQPVDDYLVSLEAEMKNTIEREGKSRVDTIFIGGGTPTSLSVRQLEHLMNSIHKVLEPSGQIIEFSVEANPDDLNAEKLSFLKEAGVNRLSLGVQTFEDELLKKIGRVHETKDVFIAVEQARKAGFQNISLDLMFGLPGQTTLHLERSLQTALSLDAEHYSVYSLIVEPKTIFYNLMQKGRLHLPAQETEAEMYELVMENMDHHGVKQYEISNFSKPGFESRHNLTYWNNEHYYGFGAGAHGYVNGKRTVNAGPLKKYMALVDEKGFPYTEESDVSFKEKIEEEMFLGLRKTAGVNKHVFQEKFGQPVEAFFAETVQKLEKQGLLLNGTTNISLTHKGKLLGNEVFQSFLK, from the coding sequence ATGAAGTCTGCTTACATTCACATTCCGTTTTGCGAACACATATGCCATTACTGCGACTTTAATAAATTTTTTATTCAAAACCAGCCTGTTGACGATTATTTAGTGTCGTTAGAAGCAGAAATGAAAAACACAATCGAACGAGAAGGAAAAAGCAGAGTAGATACAATATTTATCGGGGGCGGAACACCAACTTCTCTTTCGGTCCGCCAGCTGGAGCACCTGATGAATTCAATCCATAAAGTATTAGAGCCCTCCGGCCAAATCATTGAGTTTTCAGTTGAAGCGAATCCTGATGACCTTAATGCAGAAAAACTTTCCTTTTTAAAAGAAGCAGGAGTAAACCGTCTAAGCCTTGGAGTTCAGACGTTTGAAGACGAGCTTCTCAAAAAAATTGGCAGAGTCCATGAAACGAAGGATGTTTTTATTGCGGTTGAACAAGCTAGAAAGGCAGGGTTTCAAAATATCAGTCTTGATTTGATGTTCGGCTTGCCCGGACAGACTACCCTGCATCTAGAAAGGTCTCTTCAAACCGCCCTTTCTCTTGACGCGGAGCACTATTCGGTGTATTCGCTGATTGTCGAACCAAAAACGATTTTCTATAATTTGATGCAAAAAGGAAGACTCCATCTTCCTGCACAAGAAACAGAAGCGGAAATGTACGAATTAGTTATGGAGAACATGGATCATCACGGTGTGAAGCAATACGAAATCAGCAATTTTTCGAAACCCGGTTTTGAAAGCCGGCACAATCTCACATACTGGAACAATGAGCATTACTATGGATTTGGCGCAGGCGCCCACGGATACGTCAATGGGAAACGAACCGTCAATGCAGGCCCATTGAAAAAATACATGGCTCTTGTTGATGAAAAGGGATTTCCTTATACGGAAGAGAGCGATGTTTCTTTTAAAGAGAAGATTGAGGAAGAAATGTTTTTAGGCCTGAGAAAAACGGCGGGCGTTAATAAGCATGTATTTCAAGAGAAGTTCGGCCAGCCTGTGGAAGCATTTTTTGCCGAAACTGTTCAGAAGCTTGAAAAACAAGGCCTGCTTCTTAATGGTACCACGAACATTTCCCTTACTCATAAAGGAAAGCTGTTGGGAAATGAAGTTTTTCAGTCGTTTCTGAAGTGA